Proteins from a genomic interval of Cervus elaphus chromosome 13, mCerEla1.1, whole genome shotgun sequence:
- the LOC122706445 gene encoding disintegrin and metalloproteinase domain-containing protein 20-like produces the protein MLAEGGVTLRAALWLLGLWAVLAAVQCSPDRPSWRYISTEVVIPRKEPHQGKGAQVLGWLSYSLRFGGQRHLIRMRRKRLFWPGYLMMTQDDQGVLQTDHPFVPEDCYYFGYLEETPFSMVTMNTCYGGLQGYMKLDDLTYEISPLKHSQKFEHAVSQMVVDTNVMGRMHRPGYEEERDPLLSPANITAGPRLSSKLFFFHVAHIKALVQSTNAFYRTVNNVSTAAQYMVEVGNIIDAVYRGLEMRFYISVLHVFDVMDPVNTESLRQNSPYFNFYETFLSRFYRSHTGIVFNTVEPPDGAAMPNINSFCHGNNLIAMATSGKSILRVALYVCFLLGRSIGLYYDSDNCVCQRRTTCIMNVYQSLTDAFSNCSYMHLTRVYTGVTSDCMFDPRLAYYNKSITNERCGNGEVESGEQCDCGSFKECYNNPCCDSLCSWTARSNCDAEACCTNCTFSKPGMLCRPIQSICDLPEYCRGVSKTCPKDVFMQDGTPCGEEGYCFNGSCTDRNVHCKEIFGRGAFNAPNSCYILNRGANRFGHCRRIPTSLGYIACRIEDQLCGRLQCTNVTSLPRLQEHVAFHQTHLSGFLCFGLDLHRGTGTVDVGRVREGTLCGDGMYCLNTFCNSSVSKIEYTCPPQKCSFRGVCNSEDHCHCHVGWAPPLCKTMGKGGSADSGPPPNLFRSVPYDETILIYLRLVFARLYALTAALLFGVATNVKTIQTSKIKEETVKPV, from the coding sequence ATGCTGGCCGAGGGCGGGGTCACCCTGAGGGCAGCCCTCTGGCTGCTCGGGCTCTGGGCAGTGCTGGCCGCTGTCCAGTGCTCTCCGGACCGCCCCTCATGGCGCTACATCTCCACGGAGGTGGTGATTCCCAGGAAGGAGCCGCACCAAGGCAAGGGGGCCCAGGTGCTGGGCTGGCTCTCCTACAGCCTGCGCTTTGGGGGACAGAGGCACCTTATCCGCATGCGGCGCAAGAGGCTCTTTTGGCCTGGGTACCTGATGATGACTCAGGATGACCAAGGAGTCCTGCAGACGGACCACCCCTTCGTCCCTGAAGACTGTTACTACTTTGGCTACCTGGAGGAGACCCCTTTCTCCATGGTCACCATGAACACGTGCTACGGGGGTCTCCAGGGTTATATGAAGTTGGATGACCTTACCTACGAAATCAGCCCCCTCAAGCATTCTCAAAAGTTTGAGCACGCTGTTTCTCAGATGGTGGTAGACACCAATGTAATGGGACGGATGCACAGACCGGGGTATGAGGAGGAAAGGGACCCTCTGCTCTCTCCAGCAAACATCACTGCAGGCCCCCGATTGTCTAGTAAGCTGTTTTTCTTCCATGTAGCACATATTAAAGCACTAGTTCAGTCTACTAATGCATTTTACCGAACCGTAAACAATGTGTCAACAGCTGCTCAGTACATGGTAGAGGTGGGCAATATCATTGATGCCGTTTATCGTGGTCTTGAGATGAGGTTTTATATTAGCGTCCTACACGTTTTTGATGTTATGGACCCAGTCAACACTGAGTCTCTCAGACAAAACAGTCCATACTTCAACTTCTATGAAACATTCCTAAGTCGTTTTTATAGATCACATACTGGCATAGTCTTTAATACAGTTGAACCACCAGATGGTGCCGCTATGCCAAACATTAATAGTTTCTGCCACGGAAATAATTTGATTGCAATGGCTACATCAGGGAAATCTATCCTACGTGTGGCTCTCTATGTGTGCTTCCTACTCGGCAGAAGTATTGGTCTGTATTATGACAGCGATAACTGTGTTTGCCAGAGAAGGACCACCTGCATTATGAATGTCTACCAGTCACTGACAGATGCTTTCAGTAACTGCTCCTACATGCATTTAACACGTGTATACACGGGTGTGACAAGCGATTGTATGTTTGACCCGAGGCTGGCATATTACAATAAATCAATAACAAATGAACGTTGTGGAAATGGAGAAGTGGAAAGTGGGGAGCAATGCGACTGTGGCTCCTTCAAGGAGTGCTATAACAACCCATGCTGTGACAGCCTCTGTTCCTGGACTGCTAGAAGTAACTGTGATGCAGAAGCCTGCTGCACAAACTGCACATTCTCCAAGCCCGGGATGCTCTGCAGACCCATCCAGAGTATATGTGACCTTCCTGAGTACTGCCGTGGGGTAAGCAAGACCTGCCCTAAAGATGTTTTTATGCAAGATGGAACCCCATGCGGTGAAGAGGGCTACTGCTTTAATGGAAGTTGCACTGACCGCAATGTGCATTGCAAAGAAATCTTTGGTAGAGGGGCTTTCAATGCTCCGAATTCATGCTATATTCTAAACAGAGGAGCCAACCGATTTGGACACTGTAGAAGAATTCCTACCTCTCTCGGCTATATAGCTTGTAGGATTGAGGATCAGCTTTGTGGAAGGCTGCAGTGCACCAACGTCACTTCTCTCCCTCGGCTGCAGGAACACGTTGCATTTCATCAAACTCATTTATCAGGGTTCTTGTGTTTTGGTCTGGACCTACACCGTGGGACAGGAACCGTTGATGTTGGCCGAGTGAGAGAGGGTACCCTCTGTGGTGATGGAATGTACTGTTTAAACACGTTCTGCAATAGTTCTGTGAGTAAAATAGAGTATACGTGTCCCCCTCAGAAATGCAGCTTCAGAGGAGTTTGCAACAGTGAAGACCACTGCCATTGCCACGTGGGCTGGGCACCTCCGCTTTGCAAAACCATGGGTAAGGGAGGGAGTGCAGACAGCGGACCCCCTCCGAATCTATTTCGGTCAGTACCATATGACGAAACAATTCTCATCTATCTGAGACTGGTGTTCGCTCGCCTGTATGCCTTGACAGCTGCACTGCTCTTTGGTGTGGCCACAAATGTAAAAACTATCCAGACCAGCAAAATTAAGGAAGAAACCGTAAAACCTGTGTAA